From Mytilus edulis chromosome 8, xbMytEdul2.2, whole genome shotgun sequence, one genomic window encodes:
- the LOC139485079 gene encoding protocadherin-9-like, whose product MALYIFIGLVYIVTVCYGENIINFQLMEEMPLNSSVGSLATNSGLQVNMTPQEFNNLRYSFLDQTDMQNLFNINDKTGDLQTKIQIDREHVCDFVDSCVLKFDIAIHSNVPAMFKIYSVQITLLDKNDHSPKFPSDIVNLQVLESSPIGTSVTIDDATDLDSSPKYSVQSYEIVPSNSIFRLDSTPKVDGGFWLNLVLLQKLDREILDNYQLQIVAKDGGFPPNVGTATVNVEVTDDNDNSPVFVQDVYNISIAEGTASNTAILAISATDKDIGDNGKVTYSFSSRQNGLDSITSLFSINETTGFLSVIGNIIYEAGKVFKIYVEASDHGTSPKSSQATVHINIMDTGNNQPIIRINFISLGSNDVMNISESSNIATLVASLNVEDPDTGANGNVSCSLSGDFLSLQPISNKKGYLIMIKKKFDREKQDYHNILVTCQDQGSPVKSTTKVFHVRVLDDNDCTPEFLLANYFASMDENNLKGTPITKVSAKDDDLSPNNDVQYFLDSDAEGRFAINSVSGVITANTVFDREQALNYKFTVLAVDSGNPPLTGTASVILTIKDVNDNAPYFDDVPFFQFFVKENADTKNAIDKLTAHDKDEDGTRNSDITFSLDPRFSDANLPFIVYPQGNIYTNMKLDRERQSSYQFTVIAKDQGTPQLSASMDVKVYVSDDNDNRPNITFPTKQNNTVKIPYSVEVGTMITQVKAVDLDETGPNSQLSYRIKSGNEQDVFMIGSTTGKIYLKRTYEITSDKMFPLNIVVNDNGKIKLNSSETLRIVLLFANMTTAAQDSGSGNRNIIISIVVIALTVVISAAMIAIILILRYKDKQDKQQSQKPLTYPQITPHEKLMANGLSKDMDMQLKKKKEVSFSIDEDLDNMELYNTSSTTASGFNDFEKQHEKYKINKKGIHVELPEQKVHHNFDNISELSDEATNSDSGHGSSDVDITNQSNGAQSDKFAPKSVRLQPVLSAKCQSPIRADDVLTIVTNNGHRNSFDNSHRSLILDGRKKSGSGAKSKDNWVPSYV is encoded by the exons ATGGCGCTATACATATTCATTGGACTAGTTTACATAGTAACAGTTTGCTATGGTGAGAACATCATCAATTTTCAACTTATGGAAGAAATGCCATTAAATTCATCAGTTGGAAGTTTAGCAACAAATAGTGGACTTCAAGTAAATATGACACCACAAGAATTCAATAATCTTAGATATAGTTTCTTAGATCAAACAGACATGCAGAATTTGTTTAACATCAATGACAAAACTGGTGACCTTCAAACCAAAATTCAGATAGACAGGGAACATGTCTGTGATTTCGTTGATTCATGTGTTCTTAAATTTGATATTGCAATCCATTCTAATGTTCCTGCTATGTTTAAAATCTACTCTGTTCAGATCACACTGCTAGACAAAAATGACCATTCACCAAAATTTCCTTCCGACATTGTTAACCTACAAGTACTGGAATCATCACCCATTGGTACATCTGTTACCATTGACGATGCAACAGATTTAGATTCTAGTCCAAAGTATTCAGTGCAGAGCTATGAAATCGTACCATCCAATAGTATTTTTCGTCTGGATTCAACACCTAAAGTAGATGGTGGGTTTTGGTTGAACCTAGTTCTTCTTCAGAAGTTAGACAGAGAAATATTAGATAATTATCAACTTCAAATTGTTGCAAAAGATGGTGGCTTTCCTCCAAACGTAGGAACAGCAACTGTTAATGTGGAAGTTACAGATGACAATGATAATTCTCCGGTTTTTGTGCAAGATGTTTACAATATCAGTATCGCAGAAGGAACAGCATCAAACACAGCCATTTTGGCAATCTCTGCTACTGACAAAGACATTGGTGATAATGGAAAGGTCACATATAGCTTCAGTTCTCGACAAAATGGATTGGACTCTATAACAAGTCTGTTTTCAATAAATGAAACCACTGGATTTTTATCTGTGATTGGGAATATTATCTATGAAGCCGGCAAGGTATTTAAGATTTATGTAGAAGCAAGTGATCACGGAACATCGCCAAAAAGTTCACAAGCTACTGTTCATATTAATATCATGGATACGGGAAATAACCAACCTATTATTAGAATTAACTTTATAAGTTTGGGAAGTAATGATGTCATGAATATATCTGAGTCTTCCAACATTGCAACTCTTGTAGCGTCTCTAAACGTAGAAGATCCAGACACAGGAGCCAATGGTAATGTTTCTTGTAGTTTGTCAGGAGACTTTCTTTCTCTCCAAcctatttcaaataaaaaaggatatcttataatgataaaaaagaaatttgaCAGAGAAAAGCAAGATTACCATAATATTCTAGTGACATGCCAGGATCAGGGATCACCTGTTAAAAGCACCACAAAAGTATTCCACGTACGAGTGTTAGATGATAATGATTGTACGCCAGAATTCTTACTGGCAAACTATTTTGCTTCCATGGATGAAAATAACTTAAAAGGGACCCCTATCACAAAAGTATCTGCTAAGGATGATGATTTAAGTCCAAATAATGATGTTCAGTATTTCTTGGACTCTGATGCAGAGGGAAGGTTTGCAATTAATTCTGTTTCTGGAGTGATCACAGCTAATACAGTTTTTGATCGTGAACAGGCTCTGAACTATAAATTTACCGTATTAGCAGTAGACAGTGGTAATCCTCCTTTAACTGGTACAGCCTCAGTGATATTGACAATCAAAGATGTCAATGATAATGCACCATACTTTGATGATGTTCCGTTTTTCCAATTTTTCGTTAAAGAAAATGCTGATACAAAAAATGCCATCGACAAACTTACAGCTCATGACAAAGATGAAGATGGAACTAGAAATTCTGATATAACATTTTCTCTTGATCCCCGATTCTCAGATGCCAATTTGCCTTTTATTGTTTATCCACAGGGGAATATTTATACTAACATGAAACTTGACCGTGAACGACAAAGTAGTTACCAATTCACAGTTATTGCCAAAGATCAAGGAACGCCACAACTGTCTGCTTCTATGGATGTGAAAGTTTATGTATCTGATGATAATGACAATAGGCCAAATATTACTTtcccaacaaaacaaaacaacactgTCAAAATCCCATATTCTGTTGAAGTTGGGACTATGATCACACAAGTAAAGGCTGTTGATTTGGATGAAACTGGACCCAATAGTCAATTAAGTTACAGGATAAAATCTGGGAATGAGCAAGATGTTTTTATGATCGGATCTACCACAGGAAAAATATATCTGAAGAGAACATATGAAATTACCTCGGATAAAATGTTTCCGCTAAATATTGTAGTAAATGATAATGGCAAAATAAAACTGAACAGTAGTGAAACTTTAAGAATTGTTCTGCTGTTTGCTAATATGACAACTGCAGCACAAGACTCAGGCTCTGGTAACAGGAATATAATCATTTCTATTGTCGTGATAGCATTGACAGTCGTCATATCGGCAGCCATGATTGCCATCATTCTGATTTTACGGTACAAGGACAAACAAGATAAACAACAAAGCCAGAAGCCCCTAACATACCCACAGATCACACCACACGAGAAACTCATGGCAAATGGTTTATCTAAAGATATGGATATgcaactaaaaaagaaaaaagaagtcaGTTTCTCTATTGATGAGGATTTAGACAACATGGAGTTGTATAACACCAGTTCAACAACTGCATCAGGTTTTAATGATTTTGAG AAGCAACATGAAAAGTACAAAATTAACAAGAAGGGAATACATGTAGAATTACCTGAACAAAAG GTACACCATAATTTTGACAATATAAGTGAGTTATCAGATGAAGCAACCAACTCAGACAGTGGCCATGGTAGCAGTGATGTAGATATAACTAACCAATCAAATGGAGCACAGA gTGATAAGTTTGCACCTAAATCTGTGAGACTACAGCCAGTACTATCAGCCAAGTGTCAGTCACCCATTAGGGCTGATGATGTATTGACTATAGTGACAAATAATGGTCACAGAAACTCTTTTGACAATTCACATCGTAGCTTGATACTAGACGGTCGAAAAAAATCTGGTAGCGGTGCCAAGTCAAAAGACAACTGGGTACCATCATATGTGTAA